In Capsicum annuum cultivar UCD-10X-F1 unplaced genomic scaffold, UCD10Xv1.1 ctg83108, whole genome shotgun sequence, the sequence aatatatagttatatactaatttatataacatatacacatgtatatgttaaatatatatttctctagaaaatatacacacatatatacgtatcattcaatatatacgtactactttaaataaaatatagggATAATAcccacaaaaatacctgaagtttaaccaaatttccagtggagcatattgaactttgctggggtcctattaccccctatacttttttaattggaattaattccccccgaacttttttaaagtggaattaatcttCCCCTCAAAATGTATACCCAGTTTTATCGGTGGGAAGTGTGGTACACGCGccgtttcttctccattttatcacttttcagcATTTTGtcaccattacaaccatattaaatattccaaatgattccattgagattatgaagaaagttttttcaaataattgaatgagatcttccattaattttccattgaaactcggaagattcaattagcgagttccattaatgaaagATTCAATGAAACTGGCTAATTGAATGAAACTCACTAATTGAAACATCAATGGAAGATTgaagttccattaatggaactcgaaagatttGGAAAATTtattaatggaactcgaaagattcaaaaaatttaatttcatgattcaatttccattaatggaactcagAAGATTCAGaaaattcattaatggaactcggaagattcgaaaaatttaatttcatgtatgaagctattcaatcttccgttaatggaattcggaagattcaatttccattaataaAACTCGGAAGTAAATTAGCAAGTTTTCGAGTTTGAATCTTCCGAATCAtccattgagtttcaattagcgagtttcattaaattataaccattgagtttcattaaatttcaattcaacaatggagcaaccattgttgaagaaagaagaaagaagaatgaaaaaataaataaaaatataaaactttaaataattataaaattaaggagttgtttagcaaaaaaaaagagttttaaaatgtttttaacaCTGTTCACGCGCTCAATGCGCGTGAATCACACGCAGTGTGCCAAGTgacagatatatgccattaaaatacgaaaaaaaaaaaaatctggggggtaataggacccccacaaagttcagtatgctcaactggtaatccggtcaaacttcaggtattttcatGGGTATTATCcctaaaatatactataatatatatactacaatatatacacacaataaatatatagttatatactaatttgtaaaacatatacacatttatacgttaaatatatactactttagaaaatatatacacatatatacgtaccattcaatatatgtacgactttaaataaaacatatactacaatatatatactacaatatataacacactatatatatagttatatactaaattataaaacatatacacatgtatacgctaaatatatacgtctatagaagatatatatacatatatacgtatcattcaatatatatgtactactttaaataaaacatatgctacaatatatatatactacaatatatacgcacactatatatatagttatatactaatttataaaacatatacacatgtacatgttaaatatatattactttaaaaaatatacacacatatatgcgtaccattcaatatatgtactactttaaataaaacttatactacaatatatccacacactaaatatatagttatatactaatttataaaacatatacacatgtatacgataaatatatactactttagaaaatataaacacatatatacacgttaaatatatagtactttagaaaatatatacacatatatacgtatcattcaatatatgtgcTTCCTTAAATAAAacgtatactacaatatatatatacgacaatatacacacacactatatatatagttatatatactaatttataaaacatatacacatgtatacattaaatatatacgtctatagaagatatatacacatatatacgtaccattcaatatatatgtactactactttaaataaaacatatactaaaatatatatactacaatatatacacacacactatatatataattatatactaatttataaaacatatacacatgtatacgttaaatatatactactttagaaaatatacacacatatataaataacattcaatatatacgtattactttaaataaaatataccataatatatatactataatatatatacacactatatatatagttatatactttatataatatataaattaaaaaatccgattttaaaaaaaaaaacttaaccaGCGGGCCTGAACCGATTTTGATCCGGGCCGAATTAACCGGgccttcaaaaaaaaaattaacccaaCTCAGACCCGGTATCCTATAGCCCGTTCACTGATCAAGCCGGATCAAATTGGGCCGGGTTTGTTTAGTGAGTCGGGCGGGCCGAGTTAACCCGACCCATTTGACAGGCTTACTTTATGTCGTAATCATGGAAAATCAGTAAGAATTAAAACATAGCAACTCTATATATCTTTCTATACTAGATGTGGAAGGCCCGTGCCAGCACggacccaatatatgttattttttatctcaatttatgtgatataaataaaataaaataattaattatatttttaatatatttttaaattttttaagttgttagctattgtaatttataatacttttttgccGTTGTAttgtactattttaaattgtttgcAATTGTAATTGTATTGATAGTcagtttatattttaaaagtaatataaatttttaattattgtgatttataatattcttttctatttcaatttaagtgatactgatataattttgagagtcaacaaaatattacgattgaagtaaCAAAATTGATACAtattgaatgactcataataactaattcgAAGTGGTAaagcaaaattgctataaaaatacttgtgaaaaaaaaattaagtggacctcatataagatgtcaaattaatttaaaatcaatagttaatttatcattttatgtttattttaccctttttagaataaatattattaatttttaaatatttggatgactcataataattaattatgggttatatagtaaaattgcagttgaaacaactgaaacaaccatgtcataaatgtctattttattttataaatatttataattttttttagaataaatattattaattttaaatatttggttgactcataataattaattatgggtcaTATAGTAAAATTGCAGGCAActgaaacaaacatgtcataaatgtctattttattttataaatatttataatatttttattaaatattattattttttaatacgtaaatatcatataataattaattaggggtgaaatagtaaaattacggagcaacCAGACCGCTGAAAGCAAGCATGTCAACCGTCAGCTGCCTGCTTGCAGCTGCCATTCacgcttttatatatatatatatatatatatatatagtagtaatatggTCTCTCTATTTAAAGTCAAGATAGTGTGAAATATTGAGtgacatataaaataagtatcCATTTCGGCGCAATTTAGACTTGTATAAACTGGGAATTTTATGCCCAACTCTTTTGTATTTTTTCGTATAAGGTAAGAGTGAAGAGAACATGTCTTACAATTTGAAGCAAAACTTAGTTTGAGTTTGGGAATTTGATATGAAGTTATGATTTTAATagtgtttgaatatgtggttTAGGATCATGATTTCTAATTCCAAGTTTTTCGAAAAGCATGATTTGGAGtttcaaattatgatttcaactttttaaaatGTAAAGCTTCAtccataaatttatatatatattttgtaaaaaaagaaaaagatctaTGTTTGGTGTGAAAAGATTGTTCGTACCATGTGAAACGAATGTATTGAAGAATAACTAGTTACAACTTAGAACAATTGTTGACTTGTGGATCTTTATAAAGTTATGTGTATATGGAAGTGTAAAATCACaaacatttatttataaaaagaatATGGAGATATGCAATTCTTGCCTTAGAATATTCCGATCTCTTGTTTATGAACTACGGTTTCTTCATTTGGTAAGATTGCATTGTGGAAATTAAGAGCTGTGAAATGTGTAAGTTTGATTCTTTGCCACATGGGAATTAGTGGCATAGATTTTGTGAGAACATATCTCAGCTGTACAGTCCCAGTTCATATTCTAGTTTGGGAGTTGTTTGGATATGATTCTTTTGGCCTTTTGGGTACTCTTAAAGTCTCTAATATCATGTCTGTATTGAATATGCTTGATATatatcttttcctaatctcagACAAGCACTAATTTTGTGAAAGTGATTTATATAGCCATGTACCCTTTCGCCAGAAATCGTCGGTCCGAATTATTTTTTGCCTCAATAGTGTGTGTACACAGTTGGAAAAGATATATTATATACTTTGTTGTTTGtatttccatggaagtttgaaaAGAGACAACGGTACTATTACAAATACAGGCTGTCAAGGGCAAGTCTCATTACAAAATGATAATAAACCCAATCTAAAATGATTTTGGAAGAGGATTGAGAAATAAACTTTTGCTTCCTAGCTAGATATGTACTCGAAAAGTTGAAGAAATGTTGGCATGTCATTTCAGTTACCAACACTTTCAACCTGGAAGGCTGAAGCTGCTTGCAGTGATAAGAGTTTGCTGTATTGAAACTGAATAGGGCCACCACACTAGAATAAGAACCGAAGGAACGAGCAATGCACCTATTTAATCTTGAAGAGAGCACAAGAAACCTCCCATCTTCTCACCAGATAAAACACCACCAAGAGCTGCAGCGCCATCTTAGTGACTGATTGTACAGCCAACGCTCATTGCTGCACCTGTAGGATCAGTATTAAAGTCATGACAATTCAGAACACGGTGAAGCtattaaaattatagtttaaacaGATCTGAAGACTCATCTACCATGATAATTTCTTGCTCAGATTGTAGGTATTAACTCTTCAGAATTCTCGATGCCACTGAGACAAGGTGGCTTGGCAGCTCCATAATAGAAGAATGCCATCATTTTGGACAACTCACCTGCTGTTCGGCTCGCTACTCAAGGATAACAGTGAAAAAAGTTAGATATAGAATGAGGATTTGAGATAAAGACACAATGGTCAAAAGCAATATTCCATAAGGTAGACCTTAACCTTTCTCACGGTATAAGATTTTCCCTGCTTTAGTGAAGATGAGCTCGGGAAAAACAGAGACTTTCAAAGCAGACACCAAGTCAACTTCAACAACAGCATCAATTGCTACAGACTAGAGGGAGAACAAACTATCAATAGTGTGTTTGGAATATAATTGGTTAAAGTTGAATGGTTTAACTAACCCTTGGCGATGGTAGCCTGCAATTCCAGATAATGTGGATAGCCTTCTCCAATTCATCCCATATCATTTCATTTTCCTTAGGCCTGCATGTAGCACACAACTTTCATAAGATAATGTTCTCCTAAACACCACAAGTGTCTAGATGAAGAACTGCAGCCCTTCGTGCACGTCTTTCTCGAAAACCTACTTTAGGTCTCTGTTTATTAAGGCTCAGCCAGTAACCAATTCTATGATAGGAAAAATCccttaaataaatgaaaaaagttGTTTTTTGTCAAATGAACATGTCTCAATTCTCAAAGGAAGAACAGAAGGGAGTATACAGGATACGGATTGCCATCATGAAAAATGTAATGTCTTTTGTGAACCAAGTTATGCTTCTCTCTTCTAGAAATGTTATTTCTGGAATCCAAAATCTTCCAATATATTGAGGAAGAACTCTTATAATACAAGTTTACTAGGCCACTTCCACATAAGAATTGACATTTAGGAAGCTATTATCAGAGTGTAAGCAAAAACATTAGTGAACTTAGTGTCGTTCTTGGTTAAGCTGATAGGGACTGTTTGAGAACTCTAATTCAACAGCGCGCACCGATTAATTTTAGTTCACTGCACATGTGACCTTTTTCCTGGCCTAATTGTGAATCAGTGGAGAGACTTCCAAAAGGTATATATTAGTACTATGAAGAGTAAAGAAACCTAGTGAATGATGGGCATATGCAAGCTGCTGTTTAGTATAAAAATTTGATTGTCTAATTGAAGCAAGACACATAAATGAAGACAGCAGGTAACCCCGACTCTCAGAGGAGCAGGTATGAGCAAGTAGATTGTAACTTTCACGCACATGGACAAGAAACAAAACAGAAGCATGACAGAAATAGCAGCGGAAGAAAGTGCCCCTAACTAACAACTAATAGAACTGCATTTCACATCTAAGTCAAAGGCTACATCGATAATGAGAAATGTAAAGGGGTGGCAAGATCACCTTTTGTAGCGATTATgaacaagaacaataagaggACTGATGTCTTTAAAGACAGTCTCCTCCCACTCTGCAGTAGTTAAGTCCTTAATTGGACGAATATAGTCATCATCTTGCCATACCAATTCATTGTCACTgtcatcattttcatcatcatcatctttcttGACATTCTTGATAGTGATCTTATTGAAGAATTGATCCAAGTTAAAACCTCGCCCGTCAGCATCTTCTGGCCAATCAGGGTCTTCCTCTTCAACAACAAGAGGGTAATCAGCCAAAAGCTTTTGCATCTTTTTTCGTCTCTCAACAAGATCTACCTCTTCCTCAACATCAGGAGCCATTTTTATGACATCTCTTATCTTCCTCCTCCATTCACGCCTTTCATCCTCATCCATATGAAAGTCATCATCCTGCTTATGACCTCCATCAGAATCAGATTCAGATTCATCTCCTTCATCATTCTCTCCATTGCCAAATTTGAGCAACTCTTCTAACTTCGAAGCTTTTGGTCCCTTTTGTCTGAGACCAGGAACCTGTTACAACAGTCCATAGTCATAAGCAGGGATCTTGAAGAATATGAGCATGTAATACAGATTAACAGCGATGATGACGTTCAAATAAAACAAATAGAAGTAGAGAAATGTGAATACCACCAATTGGGACCTCCAAAATCTTGGTGCCGATGGACCAAAATTATTCAATTTCAAGGAAGAGACAATAGAACTTCTCAGTGTGTTTCTCCTTCGTGGAACAATTCCAAATGCTGAAGGGAAGCTTCTCAGGCATTTCTCTTCTAAAGGTGGGGCCCAAAGCTTCAGCCTTTGGCTGTGTTGTAACTCCATTGCtctaaaagatcaaaatcattgtAACTTAACATAAGAGAAACTCCATGTAATAGCTAAacaagataatggagagaaaacATAGTTATGGCATGAAATTATCCCATTTTCCAAATTTCAAGTTCATAATGGTTCTGTTGAATTACAGGGACATCAGCTCTTCTTTTTTTGACTTCTTTATCAGTGTTTTCTTATCCAGTACCCTATGCAAGACAAATAACAACGAAGAAAATATAGTTCTAGAATGAGGCTTGGAATGATTATGCATTTCCTTAGAATTCCTTCGTTATTCCTCAGGTATTAGTCCATGAAGAACGGTTAACTTCATTTCCTCAACAAGCGCAATTGAAAATGCAGATAGCATCTCtgttcaccaaaaaaaaaaaaagcaaatagcATCTCTAAGACCACCAGTAATACCAAATGGAGAAAAATTGCAGTATCAAATAATTGGTACAACTGAAAAATAACTGCCACGCAATTGCAGAATACACCAGTTTTTCAAATTGAGATTTGTCTCAATGTATCAGAAATAGGGAGCTTCATTTTTGTCagaaattgaattttttcttAATGCCACAAAAGAACATATTGCATACTTAGTCTTCCACCCGTTCGCAACCACAAGAATCCTTACTTACAATGGGATACCAACTCAGCACCTTTTTGagtgagtttgagaagatttgatTCTCCTCCAACCAGAATAAAAGATCCCACTGAAGCGGCTAATCCCATGCATATTATATGGACATCTGGTCGCACAAATTGCATAGCATCATATGTATTACCCCAGCCCCCAAATGGATAGACGTTATAGATGATGAATCAATTTCTTTTATACGTTGGTCACTTTATCTTCTTTTGATTCCCTTCTAGAACGAATACATTTCTAAGGAAAAATAGAACGTCTCATAGAAGTCTTTGCTATGGATTTTCAGGTCAGCAGCCTGTAAGAAATAAGAACCTATTTCACAAGTTACAAGTTACAACTCCTATGTgttaaaacaagtatcttaagaATCTTTTAATCTATTTGCAAAATGACTGGACTCCATGTTGTAAACAAGGAAATAACATTGGATCTATTTGTTAGTACCTTAATCTGTTTAAATCAAAGTTGCGCAAACTCTTTACTTTCGATGCGAgacccgtgtcggattctccaaaaaaaCACTACTTGCGGAGAATTTGACACTCACCCACTGACAGTTTTTAAGAGACTGGGTAACATTCATGTTCCAGGTCCTTCTAGCATGTACATACATTCCTGGCAACTTGGAACGCTAGAGGTGGTCCAAGGGCATATTCTCATACAACACAACCTAGCATTTACTCACAAACCCTGCCCACATGAGCCTACTGAGTTAATTTAACTACACGATTTATATAACAATAAGCAACGTTTGTTGTGCATCAGCAACTATAGGAAACGATAATCAATTTGCATACTTGATAATCAACCATTCCTCAATAAGGCGCTGCAGTTCCCAAAGAGGAACAAAATCCCTATCTAAAGTACCAATATTCAATCTTAATGAATAATGAGTGTACAACAATAAAGTGCATAGCAGTGAGGAAATCCACTAGTTTACTACTCTATTACTAAATAAACAAATACAAAGTCATTGCTTCATCCATTTCCAGTTCCAGGTCACCAATTACTCGGTCTATATTTTCGGAGAAAACAATAAATTAACTAGTCACTCGTTGATTGATTTATTTATCAGCAGAGACGGAGTCAGATTTCAACAAAGGTTCCATATTGAAAGAAAGcttttcaacacctactataaccacataaaaaaataattttaattatgtataaataatatattttttcgtGAAGTGTTCGGCCGAACCCGAACAGAAGGCTCGCTCCCCCCTGGATTTATGCATAGCAACAAAAACATAAGTCAAAGAGGAAAATATTGAGAGTAAAGAATTGTTACTTGGTTAGGTTTGTGTTTGTAGTTCAACTTCTGCAGAGGTGAGTGTTCGAGTGGGAAGCCGAAAGATACCAG encodes:
- the LOC107867659 gene encoding thioredoxin-like fold domain-containing protein MRL7L, chloroplastic isoform X1, which gives rise to MHNHSKPHSRTIFSSLLFVLHRVLDKKTLIKKSKKEELMSLAMELQHSQRLKLWAPPLEEKCLRSFPSAFGIVPRRRNTLRSSIVSSLKLNNFGPSAPRFWRSQLVVPGLRQKGPKASKLEELLKFGNGENDEGDESESDSDGGHKQDDDFHMDEDERREWRRKIRDVIKMAPDVEEEVDLVERRKKMQKLLADYPLVVEEEDPDWPEDADGRGFNLDQFFNKITIKNVKKDDDDENDDSDNELVWQDDDYIRPIKDLTTAEWEETVFKDISPLIVLVHNRYKRPKENEMIWDELEKAIHIIWNCRLPSPRSVAIDAVVEVDLVSALKVSVFPELIFTKAGKILYREKASRTAGELSKMMAFFYYGAAKPPCLSGIENSEELIPTI
- the LOC107867659 gene encoding thioredoxin-like fold domain-containing protein MRL7L, chloroplastic isoform X2: MELQHSQRLKLWAPPLEEKCLRSFPSAFGIVPRRRNTLRSSIVSSLKLNNFGPSAPRFWRSQLVVPGLRQKGPKASKLEELLKFGNGENDEGDESESDSDGGHKQDDDFHMDEDERREWRRKIRDVIKMAPDVEEEVDLVERRKKMQKLLADYPLVVEEEDPDWPEDADGRGFNLDQFFNKITIKNVKKDDDDENDDSDNELVWQDDDYIRPIKDLTTAEWEETVFKDISPLIVLVHNRYKRPKENEMIWDELEKAIHIIWNCRLPSPRSVAIDAVVEVDLVSALKVSVFPELIFTKAGKILYREKASRTAGELSKMMAFFYYGAAKPPCLSGIENSEELIPTI